From the Desulfosporosinus sp. Sb-LF genome, the window GACAGGCGAGCAATAGTATCTCTATATTAAGTATTTGAATTTAATAGTCAAACGGAAGAGGCGTGCCTCTTCCGTTTTCTTGTACTTTACTTTCACGAAAAATTCGAGATTTGCAATAAGGTAATAATCGTTAACCCTAGTATAAATACGGCGACAACAAGAGATGAATACGCCATAACTCTTTTTTGCTTATGGCTATTTTTTAAGCCTTGAATGCCATTAGCAGTCAGCAGTATACTTAGTAACATTTGGTTAGCCAAGTTTAATTGAATCTTTTGTAAACCCGTGGTGCTACCAAAAAGAACAAACGATGACAAGATCACTACCGCGACAACAATGACTAATTTAAACATATTTATGGGCTTAAAGATTTTATTCCTAGTATTTTTTGTGCTTCCCTTAACTTTCTTATCTTTCTTATCTTTCATCTCTTTCCTCCATCCTTCATCCTTCATCCTTCATCCAAAGTAATCCAGCGACCATTTAGTTTAACAGTCAGCGACCCTATCTAAGAAATCTCCGATAACACCCCACTCCCTGAGCTTTTCTACATATCTTTTGGTATTGGCAGGACTAGAAGATGTAAGCCTCTGAAACGTTAAATTCGGTATTGCTCCAAATCCGATCCGTTTTTTGTAGGTTTCGTACGCTTTACCACCATTAAACATAACTATTTTTATGCCGGGATAGGCCTTAAACAGACCACTAAAGTCATTTACTTTCTCTTCCCGAATGTTTGAATCCAGACTACCTTCTCTATAGCAATTTTCGATAACATCCCATAGGGCAATTTGCTTACCTTTGATAAATGACACCCGCTCTTCGTATGCCTCGCAGGGTTCCAAGTCAAATAGGGAATAAATTAACTTCCAGAATTGATTTCTGGGATTCGCATAATATTGTTGTAATCTCAGGGATTCTATCCCCGGCATTGACCCCAGGATTAAAACACGTGAACGTTCATCTACAATGGGTTGAAATGAACTCACCCTACTCAACTTGTTCCCCCTCTTTTTAGTTCAACTTCAGTTTTTAGTACTTTCATCTCTACTCCTTCATTTAATGATATGACTGTGTTGTTCACGCTTCCTATCATTATACCCCAAACTTTAGTTAGATTTGAAACTTCTGGATTTCAATATTTTATGATGAATTCCCTAATTTTAATTTTTACGTTTGGTTAGCTGGGCTGAATAACAGCCTATCAATTGGAGAATAATGTATAAAGTGCAATATGTAAAAAGGAGCTTACTCGAATGGATGATTATTTTGATAATCTTGACAGTACTGAAATTAACTTAAAGTATTTTACAGAACACCATGGGAATATTTATGACGCCTACGAAAAATACGGCCAGTTAGTCCATAAGGATGGTGGCCCTTTGGATGAAAAGACCTGCTGGTTGATCAAAGTAGCACTGTCTACTGAGTGCCAATACCCGAGAGCTTTAAGAACGCACATATTAAAAGCCTTAAAATGTGGTTGTACTCAGGAGGAAATCGAACACGCCATTCTTCTAGTAGCTCCCAGTGCAGGATTCCCCAGAACTATGGCTGGAATTCTGATTATGAGAAGTGTTTTGGGGGAAGCAGAAGATAGCTCAGTTCATTAATTTGCCTTTATAATCGACCACGCTCTCTCGAACTTCTAGACGTTTGAAAATCTAAAAACATACTCACTCCCCTAACATCAGCATACTGCAAGCGACATTAAACTGAACCCTCTGCCTTAAAGACTAAGGGGTTCCATTTTGGAGTTGAAAACGTAAATTCGCAGGGGAAATAGCAAATTTTCAGCATATTATTCGCATATAAAATCGCAAGATTTTAGCAGAAAAATAGCCACGATTTTGTGTTAACAAATCGTGGCTATTTACATTTCGAGTGGGTTAAACCCCTTATGTCGCTTAATAAGAATATTGTGCATTAAGTTTACTGTAGATTATGCTTATTATCTACAGAAGGATGACAGATACCAGAGCCTAATAATTTGATTATAATCCGTCCTCTGGTTTCTCGCTTCTTTCATCTGAGTATAAACAATGTTCGCCTGCTGAAGCGGGTGAAGCGTTCCTCTGTCATTTATTCCTTTTCTTCAAAGCTACGTAAAACGCAACTGCAACACATATAGCAATCGCTACAAGAGCTCCAATCATTTCATCGACTCCTCTAACATAATATACTTAAGTTCGTCTATTCTACAATAACGCAATAACCATATTATACCTCATCTACTTGAGATAAAGAATATCATTCCAATCATAAACCTTATCATCGATTCCGAGCCTCATTCGAGGGTTGATAACTTTCTTGGATTAACCTCTTTTCAGTAAAATTTCAGCACTTTATTAGCAGGCGAAATAACAGATGTTCAGCGTTATTTTAGCAAAAGAAATAATTATTTCTTTTGCTAAGGAAGTGCTAAAAAACTGCTAATTTTATGCTATTTTTAAAATGCCTCCTTGCTACAGGCGGGATAAAGCAAAATCAGCAGATGTTAAAAATCTGCTGATTTCGTGCTGAAACCTATGCTATTTTTGATTTTCAACTCCAAAATGGAACCCCTTACCTTAAAGACTAAGGGTTCAGTTTTTGGAGTCAAAGAGCGAAATCACACTGAAAACAGAAGGTCTTTAACGGTGGTCACGAATTATTATGTAGTTAACTCTCATTTAAAAATGAGAACCAGAGAATTATCTGATTCTCATTTTATTAGTCTAAGCCTTTCAGCTTGACTGGTCTTTATTTAACCTTCGATTTTGGAACTGCTTAGTATCTAACTGACACCTGACTAGTTGATGAATTTCCTGCTGCATCATAAGCAATGGCGCTCATGGTATGAGTTTGGTTCGTTTTTTTAACTTGATAATACACCGAATAGGGTGAAGAGGTATCTGTACCTACAAGTTTACTATCATAATAGAATTGGACCTTAGTCACTCCAACATTATCTTGGGCACTTGCCTTCATAGTGCTGCCCTTTTTATCGATGGTATAAGATAAGCTCACTGTTGGCGAAGTCAAATCTACAACTGGCGCAGGTGAAGGCGTGGTAACGGCTAATGCGAACTTAGTGCGGATTGCGGGATAAATATTGCTGTCTTCACCACCGAGCCGCCAAATTGAAATGCCGTTAATATTATATTTATTAACAAGGTCTAATAATGTATTTACAGATGTAGAGTCTTCAAACCAAACGGTGTGGCTGATACCGTTTACAGTATAGGAATAATGAGGCCCATTTTGCGCGTCGTCTGTAATTTGTGCGCCGTAAGTGTTTGCGGTGTTGATCGCTTGACTGTAGGTCACACCCTTGCCAGATGTACCTACCCAATCATAACCGTAGTCAGGTACGCCGAGTTCAATTTTACTTGGTGGGATAGCCGTGATTGCATAGAGCAGAACGTTATTTACCCAACTGTAAGGAGCAATTGAGCCTGCAATAGAACCAGACCAAGAATAATCGTAAGCCATAATTCTCATTTTATCTACGGCTTGTCCCAGAGCAACGTAATCGTATGCCGTATAAGATGTCGATATTGTCTTAGCGGGAACACAAAGCATAAGAGTTTTGCCGTTAGCGTGAAGTTGAGTTCCTAAATTCTGCACAAATGAAGTAAATGCGGAGTGATCTGTTGATGAGATGTTTTCGTAGTCAATTTCAATCCCAGAGTAACCCATGGAAACCACTTTATTCACAATGTTAGTGATATGAGATTGGACAACAGCGGGACTGTTGATAATGGTTGATACTGTAGTGCCGTTATATTCGTTGCTGATAAGCGGAGTTAAAGTTCTTCCGTTAGTTTGAGCAAAAGAAATCAAAGTACTATTTTCAGAATTGGTTAGGGCTGTAAGAGTTCCTGTGCTTGTAACGTCATACCAGAAAGGAGTCATTTCATTAAATGTATCAAGATTATTTTGCACAACGCTTAATGCCTGGGCTTGGTCCCAATAGGGAATCCAACCGCTGACCGAACGGTTTAGATTAAACGTGGTGCTTGCGAAAGCGGAAGCCGGTGAGCTGATGGTTAGAAGTACGAAACATAGTGCGATACCGACGAAGCGTTTGATTAGTGGATTGATTGTTTTAAACATGACACCGCTCCTTTTTAAAAAATTCACAAACAGAAAGTGTTAAATATGTGCTGCTTGTTACTTAATATTAACAATAAGGGTAACGGGGTTCAATCTCCTTAAGGAAGGAAAATTGTAGAATAAAAAATAAGGTTTTCTTAATGTTCATTGAGAGTAGGAAATGTGAAAGAAACCAATTTTCCTGCCCTATTTCAAGAAATTACTTCATTGTCGCATCACCTACATCCAATTATCTATACCTTCTGGTAATAAAATGGTATAATATATACTTGAGTTTAAATAAATTTATGATAAAGGAACGATTTGAATGATTAGTACCAGTGGGGTAACCTTAAGATTCGGTAAGCGAGCCTTATTTGAAGATGTCAATGTGAAATTCCTTCCGGGAAACTGTTACGGATTAATTGGGGCCAATGGTGCAGGAAAATCAACGTTTTTGAAAATACTTTCTGGTGAAATAGACTCTGCCAGTGGGGATGTCATCCTAACACCTGGTGAACGAATTGGCGTTTTAAAACAAGATCACTTTGAATTTGAAGAGTCTGAAGTACTCAAAACAGTTATGATGGGGCACTCGAGACTATTTGAAATAATGGAAGAAAAAGATGCACTCTATGCAAAACCGGACTTTTCTGAAGAGGACGGAATCAAGGCGTCCATCTTAGAAGGCGATTTTGCTGAACTCAACGGTTGGCAAGCTGAGGCTGAAGCTTCTGAATTATTAATGGGTTTAGGGATTGGCAAAGATCTTCAGAGTAGCAGAATGAAGGACCTAAGTGGAAACGAAAAAGTACGCGTGTTACTCGCTCAAGCCCTATTTGGTAATCCAAATATCCTGCTACTCGACGAACCAACCAATCATCTAGATTTACATTCGATCGCTTGGTTGGAAAACTTCCTATATAATTATGAAAATACCGTCATTGTCGTCTCCCATGACCGGCATTTTTTAAACAAAGTGTGCACCCATATTGCTGATATCGATTTTGGTAAGATCCAACTTTACGTCGGTAATTATGATTTTTGGTATGAATCGAGTCAACTGGCTCTAAGGTTAATGAGAGAATCTAATAAGAAAAAAGAAGATAAAATCGAGGAACTACAGAAGTTCATCCAACGGTTCAGCTCTAACGCGTCTAAAGCCAAGCAAGCGACTTCCCGCAAGAAACAACTCGATAAGTTGACCCTAGAAGATATAAAACCATCCTCTCGTAAGTATCCTTATATTGCTTTCACTCCAGATAGAGAAGCTGGCAACAATATTCTGAGTGTAAAGGACTTAACCGTCACTGTTTCAGGTGAAAAGGTGCTCGATAACATTTCGTTTATCGTTAATAAAGGAGATAAAATTGCGTTTGTTGGTCCAAATGGTAATGCTAAGACAACCTTATTTAAAGTTCTCATGGGGGAAATTGTTCCCGATAGCGGAGAATTTAACTGGGGAATTACTACCACACAAGCCTATCTCCCCTTAGATAACTCCTCCTACTTCGAAACTGATCTAAATCTTGTGGACTGGCTACGACAATTTTCTAAAGACCCTGATGAATCCTTCGTTCGAGGATTTCTAGGAAGAATGCTTTTCTCTGGGGACGAATCCTTGAAACAAGCAAGCGTTCTATCTGGGGGAGAAAAGGTGCGCTGCATGCTTTCCAGGATGATGCTCAGCGGTGCAAACGTACAATTGTTAGATGAACCCACTAATCACCTTGATATGGAATCAATCACCGCTCTCAATAATTCTCTGACAAACCTTGATGGAAATATTTTGTTTGTATCCCAGGACCACCAGTTTGTCCAAACCATTGCTAACCGAATCATTGAATTCACCCCCAAAGGATTACTCGATCGGCGAATGACATTCGATGAATATTTAGAAAATGAGGATGTAAAAGCATTGTTAGAAACGATGTATAGTTAAATTAATTTACCGGACTGTGAGAATCATTGTGTTTCATTTGAAAAATATACGCCTACTATGAAAAGAAATTTTGTATTTGATGATAAATATTTGACATATATCTATTTTTTGGTTATACTAATGGAAGCTCGTTAATATTAATGGATTTACGCAAACCTTCTCTATTGCCTACGGCTCTGGGAAGAGGCTGATGAACTTACCATGTAGCGGGTAATACAAACAA encodes:
- a CDS encoding carboxymuconolactone decarboxylase family protein — translated: MDDYFDNLDSTEINLKYFTEHHGNIYDAYEKYGQLVHKDGGPLDEKTCWLIKVALSTECQYPRALRTHILKALKCGCTQEEIEHAILLVAPSAGFPRTMAGILIMRSVLGEAEDSSVH
- a CDS encoding DNA-deoxyinosine glycosylase, which codes for MSSFQPIVDERSRVLILGSMPGIESLRLQQYYANPRNQFWKLIYSLFDLEPCEAYEERVSFIKGKQIALWDVIENCYREGSLDSNIREEKVNDFSGLFKAYPGIKIVMFNGGKAYETYKKRIGFGAIPNLTFQRLTSSSPANTKRYVEKLREWGVIGDFLDRVADC
- a CDS encoding ATP-binding cassette domain-containing protein, whose protein sequence is MISTSGVTLRFGKRALFEDVNVKFLPGNCYGLIGANGAGKSTFLKILSGEIDSASGDVILTPGERIGVLKQDHFEFEESEVLKTVMMGHSRLFEIMEEKDALYAKPDFSEEDGIKASILEGDFAELNGWQAEAEASELLMGLGIGKDLQSSRMKDLSGNEKVRVLLAQALFGNPNILLLDEPTNHLDLHSIAWLENFLYNYENTVIVVSHDRHFLNKVCTHIADIDFGKIQLYVGNYDFWYESSQLALRLMRESNKKKEDKIEELQKFIQRFSSNASKAKQATSRKKQLDKLTLEDIKPSSRKYPYIAFTPDREAGNNILSVKDLTVTVSGEKVLDNISFIVNKGDKIAFVGPNGNAKTTLFKVLMGEIVPDSGEFNWGITTTQAYLPLDNSSYFETDLNLVDWLRQFSKDPDESFVRGFLGRMLFSGDESLKQASVLSGGEKVRCMLSRMMLSGANVQLLDEPTNHLDMESITALNNSLTNLDGNILFVSQDHQFVQTIANRIIEFTPKGLLDRRMTFDEYLENEDVKALLETMYS
- a CDS encoding glycosyl hydrolase family 18 protein, with product MFKTINPLIKRFVGIALCFVLLTISSPASAFASTTFNLNRSVSGWIPYWDQAQALSVVQNNLDTFNEMTPFWYDVTSTGTLTALTNSENSTLISFAQTNGRTLTPLISNEYNGTTVSTIINSPAVVQSHITNIVNKVVSMGYSGIEIDYENISSTDHSAFTSFVQNLGTQLHANGKTLMLCVPAKTISTSYTAYDYVALGQAVDKMRIMAYDYSWSGSIAGSIAPYSWVNNVLLYAITAIPPSKIELGVPDYGYDWVGTSGKGVTYSQAINTANTYGAQITDDAQNGPHYSYTVNGISHTVWFEDSTSVNTLLDLVNKYNINGISIWRLGGEDSNIYPAIRTKFALAVTTPSPAPVVDLTSPTVSLSYTIDKKGSTMKASAQDNVGVTKVQFYYDSKLVGTDTSSPYSVYYQVKKTNQTHTMSAIAYDAAGNSSTSQVSVRY